DNA from Garra rufa chromosome 5, GarRuf1.0, whole genome shotgun sequence:
tcttaccatattgttttaatgtattatgtttactgcacgttattcttcttgttatttccctatagcagctaatgaaccttAAGTCTCGCCCATTGGCTTctgcgttgaagaataaggtggatagtcaCAGACACAAGATTGCCATTCATAGGTCATAGTTTTAGATGCCTTCAGGAATCAACAATGTGACTGCTTACCCAGTCATACTCATTGACGTCAACTCCACAGTCGATAAGCATTCTAACAATATCTGTGTACCCTTTACTGCAGGCCAGTGACAGTGCACTCTCTCTTCCCTTGGCCAAGAGATGTGGATCTGCACCCTGAAAGCAAAGAGCTGTGAGTATTTGGAGATTCAGCTATAAAAGTTTCTGCTTTGTGCGTCAGGTAATTTTTTTGGCtaaaatttcaaaatttaaaggggtcatgaattgccttttttattgttttgtactGTTTCtgaggtttttgtttttttttaccaaaaaccTCATAATTTAgaaagtaataggctattttctgtcctgtttgacagcctacattcctaataggaaaggaaaggaggtgaagtgaggccaagggagcagttgggggatcggtgccttgctcaagggactcacctcagtcgtaatattgagggtggagagagtgctgtacattcactccccccacctacaatccctgccggacatgagactcgaacctgcaacctttgggttacaagacCGACtccctaaccattaggccacagctgccccaTATAGATGGACACTGCTGTGATTTAGGTCAAAAACACAAATACTCAGTACATTTCAAACATTCTGTAATAACAAAGCAATAGCGACCACATAATAAAACAGTTACTTGCACTTGTGTTGTGCAACATTACTGTTGAATTCAATATATTCGGCACAGTAATGGCTTTTAATTTCTATCTTTCTGAAAATCCCACTTTTTGCCTTATTTGTAAATGAATCCGCTGTAAAATGAAGTGAACAGAGGACGAAGTTCTTACTGATGCAGTCTGGAActtcaataaaaataaagttcatccactcttCCCTAACATTGGGATCTCAGGGAAGGCAATACAAAGACTGTTTTATCACAACTTGGCACTGCACAGAGTCTTCTTGTATTCGGAGTCATCTTTATCGCTTGGTTTCTGCATAGACTTGTGTTCACCTCTTGTTATTTACACTACATATGCAAATCGGTGGatggggctaaacaggcagtgatgtagaagcaggtgTTGATCCTCTTCTGCGGAGATGGTGTGCAGTCACACTATTACctcataaagtggcacattccacaacctgtcgtTTTGGCAGACTGACTTcaataagctgtttttagactaacaagaaagTTTTAAGCTCGGAAACCTTAGTTTGTTTTTATAATccaatgacctcttatatgtcaaaatatcaaggtaattttggtttctcagttcatgacccctttaaaaaatcaCAGTGAGCTCATGAAACAAAGATGGCAGCAACTGAGCATTCGTCCCACTGACAAGAAAAGGAATGCTAACTGATAGATTTGTGCAGGTATATTTGGAGTACAGTTAAACAGAAAACACTGAAGAAATGATGTATTGAGTGTGTATGATGCACTCACACTCTGTAACAAGAACTCCACCACAGCGATCTGTCCATGAGCTGCTGCCCACATTAGCGGAGTGAATCCCTCCTCATCCTGTAGGTTTATTACAGACTCTAATTCAAAGCAAAACAGAAAGGTAAGGGTCAACTCCTCATTTATCACAAATTTAGACATCAACTTAGATATacatagtagtcaacatttgaagtggatcaaacaagttcatcaaagttgtcctaagacaaaaatgggtattgttttgattttaagacatttttaaagaaaatgacactACTGTTTAGAAGTCTAGGGTCaatcaaatgtttttgttttgtttttgaaatgAATGAATACTTTAATTTATTTAGGAATCATAAGGTTGATTGAAATGCTACAAATAGATTTCTGTTTTACATAAATGTTCTTCTTCATCAACTAATCCTGATCATGGTTTCCATCAAAATATttagaactgttttcaacattgatattaaagcaacatgtttcttgagcacctaatcagcatattaaaatgattttctgaaggatcatttgacactgagaacaggtaatggctgctgaaaattcagcttttctatcattacttttaaaatatattaaattagaaaacattttaaattgtaataatattttgcagtattactgtttattgtattttggatcaaataactgcagCATTGGCGAGCATAAGAAAcgttaaaaacatttacaacaccAAACTTGTATGTAACTTGTACGTGTATGTAAAAATGCTTCACATGAATTATACAAACAAACTAGCCTTGTTCTATTCGACTGGCTAAGAACACCATTTCTCCTTGTGCTGCCAACTGATGTATAGACAGTGCTAGAAAAGAGAAAAAATGGTTATGGTCATGATTATAGTTTTAAAAAGTAGGCTGACAAATATTAAAGTGCAGTCTCGTAAAATGAAAGCCAAAAACTTACAGTGAACGAGCAACGGTGTGGATGAGACCTCATTTCCACGGTGTTTGTTGGTGAGCGTGGTGGACTGCTTTATCGGAGAGAAGTGTTTGGTGGTTGATGGCGTGTACACATGCCTAACTTGGATACCAGGTGAGGGAGATGTCTGAATATTACATTCCGCTGTAGAGAAAGTAAGAAAATCAAAAGAGGATATTTTAAAGACTTCTATGACAAATATATTCACTGAGAAAAGGTCATTTTGCTCCATTCATCTTTTTTACCTTTAAATAGCACAGAGGCCACCTCCAGATCAGAGTTCACCTGGTCCTGGATATTTTTACTATCTTCTTCGTTTAGTGACTTGACAAAGCGTGAACACACATTCATGTCAAAGCGATTCGGTAATATAAACTTAATGCCCATGGCATTCTGTGAGTTAGTATCCTCTGCTGAGCCAATGCCGACTGACGGCTCCACCTTGATGCCCGTCACCTCTGGTAATGGGCACAAACCTTCCATCTCCTCTGATGCCATTGGCCGCTCAGGATCTGTGATATTCCAATAGAAG
Protein-coding regions in this window:
- the ankra2 gene encoding ankyrin repeat family A protein 2, with product MASEEMEGLCPLPEVTGIKVEPSVGIGSAEDTNSQNAMGIKFILPNRFDMNVCSRFVKSLNEEDSKNIQDQVNSDLEVASVLFKAECNIQTSPSPGIQVRHVYTPSTTKHFSPIKQSTTLTNKHRGNEVSSTPLLVHSLSIHQLAAQGEMVFLASRIEQESVINLQDEEGFTPLMWAAAHGQIAVVEFLLQSGADPHLLAKGRESALSLACSKGYTDIVRMLIDCGVDVNEYDWNGGAPVLYAVHGNHVRCVEILLESGADPTMESDSGFNAMDMAVAMGHRNVQQVLEAHLLKLLQGIKE